The region GACTCCTTGGGAGGCCGGGCCTTCTTAGACGAcctgtccctctccctgtctctgtccctgTCCCGATCCCGGTCCCCCCCATCAAGAGCCTTCCGCCGAGAGCCCTTCTCccgggaagaggaagaggaggaggcagcccCTGAGCGCCGACGGTCCTTCTCACTGCTCTTGCCACCCCGCTCTTCCCCACTCAGTCCCTCTGAGTCGTACAGGACCTCACGCTTGGGTGATGAGGCTGGGGCCGGTGAGGGTCCTCGGGGGTCGGACTTGTCAAGCCGGCCCACAGTGATGGTCCGCTTGATGGCGAAGAGATCATGGTCCGTGAGGTCCTGGATAGAAGGCGGCACAGCCCCGCGGCGGCGGCTGTCCCGTTCTCCGCTTGCCGAAGTGGAGCCTGAGGGCTGCTGGGTGGGCACCGGGACCTTCTCGCCTCCATCCCCAGACCGCTTTTCACCCCGGGAACGTGAgcgcttcttcttcttcttgctgCCGCCACCATCCCGGTGCTTGCCTCGATGCCGCTCACGCCTGGAGGATGACGACGAGGAAGTGGCCGGGGGCGGAGAGGCTGAGCGCCGCCGTCTCCGTCGTTTCTCCCGGGACCGTGACCTGCGGCTTCCACCGCGGCGGCGGTCCGAGCTGCGCGAGCGGCGACGGGCAGAGCGGGACCGGGAGCGGCGGCGGGCGGACGATGAGGTGTGGGAGCCTGGCTTGCGGTCCCGAGAGCGGTGCTTCTTGGAGTCCCAGGGGGAGGCCGGTGCCGGTGGGGCAGGCTGGGTGCCAGAGGAGGATGAGGTTGCCTCCTTCGCCTCGCCCCCGCTGCGCTTGCGCTCCCGCCTGGACTTCTTGCGAGTGGGTGGGCCCACGGCGGAGGCAGCGGTCGCAGTGGCGGTGGTCGGGGAGGGCGAGCGCTGGCGGTAGCGCTCCCGCCGCTGGGTCAGGATTTTGCGGCGGAGGTCCAGGCCGCCCCAGCGCGTGTCGGCAGCAGGTGGCGCGGGGGCCGGCTCCCCTAGGTCCACCTGTAGAGCTCCCTCGCCATCCGACTCCGCGTGCAGAGACAAGAAGTCATCCCCCTCAGGGGCCCGAGGAGCAGGAGgttggggcaggggctgggtTGCAGGGGTGACCGTGGAGGCCACAGGAGGCCGGGGGGCCCTGCCACTGGCCCGGAAGAGGGAGAGCGCCACCCTGGGCTCTTCCTCTGGCTGGACGATCTCACCCTCCTCAATCTCTGAATCGGCAGGTGGCAATAGTGGTGGAGGGAGAACAGCTCCACCAGCTGTCACCACCTCCACAGAGACCTTGCCTTCCCGACAGGCCTCTGCCTCTGTCCCTACCACAAAGACACGCCGTCGGGTGGCTCCATCTGCTCTCGTGGAGTCCGCTTGGGGTGGTGTTCCAGGGGCTGGCGTTGGCTGTGGGGGCTGTGGGTCCGGGTGGGGACTCTCATCACCTGGGAAGTCCTGGCTCAGGCTATTATCATCATAGATGCCTGCCAGGGTCTCAGAGATGCGGCTGATGCTCTGGGACaagccttcctcctcctcctcttcctcctcctcctcttcttcctcttcctcctcctcctcctcctcctcctcaggtgAGGGAGTCCCAGCTGACGAGCTGGGGTTGGAGCCAGTGGGCTCAAAGGGATCATACTTTTGCTCTGGAGCAGGTGGTGGGGAATAGGCCTCATCGGTGGGGTGGAAGGGGTCATAGATGTCAAATCggggggcaggaggagctgggggggcaggtgggggaggaggaggaggaggggaaggggaggatgaagagggagaaggggatggtgaagaggaggcagaggagggggcagggggtggagcagggccccCATCTCCTGTGCCCAGGGTGAGGAGGTGGCGGGCACAGGTGGGTTGAGAAGAGTGAGACTGTGGAGAAACTGCAAAGGAATAGGGCAGACAAGAGACATTGTCAGGGGTACTCCTTCCTGTCGCCCGGTGGAGGGGCCTGCAGGGAGGTCTGTGCCCATCACTGGCCCTCCCACTGACACTCACAACCAGCTGCTACTCAAGTGCTTTTCGTGGGTGCCATCTAGAGGATGCTCCTAATCCTACTCCAAAAGTACATGACCCTTGGGGCATGGGAGGCATTTGAAGGAGAGAGCTGAGTATCATTCCCATGGGCAGGCAATAGAGAGCAGGAACCAACCAGGGTGCAAGCCCAGTCAATAGGGCCCTCAAGCCTGCACTCTCAGGCTGGAACAGCATCACACACTGGCCCTTGAAGCCTAGGAAACACCTTGACCAACAGTGGTGACACCATCACAGCAGAAACAGGCTGGAGCAGGAAAGCCAGGGTTCAAACCCAAGTCCACCTCCAAAGCCAAAGCAAGCCCTGGCTTGTGATGCCAACTGCCTGCTGTGGGAGTCTACCCCATTTTTGTGAGGACAAATATGAAGCTAAGAAGGTGAAATGGTGGTCCAAACCAAGGAGGTTGCAGACCTCACGTGCCTAGACAGCTGAAGTCCTCCCAAGCTCTCCACTCTGACATGAGCCCCATCCAAAGGGCCACACCTGCTTCCGACTCAAAGACACCACTAATAGCAATGACTAGAGTTGGCTCCTTCCTCTGGGCCAGGCACATGCTTTGCAGATCACTTCCTTAGTTCACCTTTCTAAGACCCCTCTGCACTAAGCGCTACACTCTGGATGTCAAATGTCACACAATTGGAGACAGTTAATAGACTGTGCCAAAGTGAGGAGCTGGGCCTAGATTCAGATGTACGTATCTGCACATGGGGGCTGTTCTCTCATCCACACCACCAGGTCCTTGCCTTGCCAAGGGCACCAACATGGTCAGGTGAGGACAGTACCAGGAAAGCAAAGGGCTTACAAGGGCATCTCTAGAGCCACCTTGTATTCAGATCAAGATTCCTGTCCTCACCAGTAATGTGATCATGGACAATGGCTCAAGCtgtctgcctcagtttccttatctacaaAATGGAACTTGGTTCATTTATTCAACACATTTTTACCAATCCTCTATTTGTGCCAGGCTCTGTTCCAGTTACTAGGGATAAAAAGCAGTGAGCAAAACAGATAATAATCCCGGCTTTCTGGGAGCTTATGctagagaggggagagggaaagacaGGTACCAAGTCTAGCTCATAGGCTGTCAGCCGCTGAGGTGCCTGGAGAATAAGGAAGCAGGCAAACCTGTGTTCACCCCACACAGGTGACAGCAGGATTCAGGAAGTGGTGATGGCACCTAGTGCCCAAAGAGGACCTGGAGAGTGTGAGCACCTGTTTGCCCTTGTCGTTACCATCACTTTCAGCACAACACAGTTGAGAGACTACAGTAAtccagaaatgaagaatgacacTTTCTCAAATAACCTCTATAACAGGACAGGATTAtgatgattttgttctttttcctgaagttttagtatttttcaaaggaaagacaaaaagccaactgaaattaaaaaataggggTGGGGCTAGGCACCTATAGTTAGTTCTacctactggggaggctgaggcaggaggattgcttggaCCAAGGAATTTGAGGtgagcctgggcaacacagtgagaatCTTATCTCAAAAAAACAGAGGCTGAGAGTATAGCTCAGTCAAAGATCAcctgcctagcattcacaagttCCTGGCTTAGATCCCTAACAccacaaaaataaggaaaagatgaAATATAACTCAGAGCCCCCTAAAAATAACTATTAGGTCTTGGATACTTCTATGTCACTCTTAAGGTCCAGGCATCAAATACAGTACTTTGCCTGTTTCTGGAATGAAGGTTTATTGGAAAGCTGCCCTACCGTTGTTTACTTATCCTCTACAACCTCTGATTTTAAGAGAAATTTCAAAGCACACTTATGGGCCCACAAGAATGACATGGGCCTAGGCACCATGTGTCTAAATGTAACCTGGAACAGGGGGTATATAAGCCACATTCATTAAGGGAACTGGTGTCATGGCTGATATGATGCCACGTCTGAGCCAAATGCACCGTCTTCCCCTCTCTACCTCCTTcaacatgtgtgtgcatgcagaaTTGAAGTCTAAACTAATAGGAGTCCCAGGGATCAGCAGCATGTTGTTAAAAAAGCAAATTCCCAGACTCCCCCTCAGACTGCAAAATCAGAATCCCTGGGCCTAGTGATGTCCACATTACTAAGTATCTCAGATGTAGGCTCAAGTTGGAGAAGCACTGGTTTAAACTACTCATGGGGGTCTACTGCCATGTGCAAGGTTAGGGAGCAGATTCTTACTTGCACAGTACACACTGTAGAAATAAAAAGCATGGGCTTTAGACTCTTAGCTGAAGGCCTGGGTCCACTACTAAGCACCTGGCTGTGACGTGGATCAAGTGCCTTCTCACTTGCTCACTATTCATTCCTCTGGAGGACGGAGACTCTTGAGTTCCCCTCCTGGGGAGAGGAGTTCTCAATGTAGTGACACCAATATTTAGCTCTGGACACCAAGGGTTTCACATGTGCTCATTGCTCCTACTCAGTCCATCCCTATagcatccatttttattttacatataccTGTGTGTACACATATCTTTTATTGCAATCCCACATGAAAAAAGTTAAGTATTTTTGTCTAAATGACATGATTATCACTACTACTGTTACTAAAAACAGCTGACTCCCACATAACTCCAAAACCACCTGCCCATCTCTACCCCATCTCACATACCCGTTTTGCCTGTCCTCCAGGCCCTGAGACGGGGCAGCAGGCTGGGCACAGATAGAGGGATAGGATCCCTGTCCCCAATTCGGACCTCGGCCACCAGCTCCAGCATGTCCTCGCTTCTGCAAGGCGGAAGGAGTAGTTGAGCCTCAGGGATGCTGCAGCTCTCAGATCAGGGCGATCCCCATTCCAACAGCCCAATGGCCCAATTACTCACTCGCCAGGCCGTAGGTCTAAGCGGCTGGGAACCCAGGTATCCGGAGGATCCAGGATGCTTACTAGCCCCGTGAGGAAGCTGTCTGCAGCCATGTCCAACACCTGGAGTAGGCCAGGAGGGGCTCCATGCTGTGAGAACTCACAAGtattatatccccagtccctaagCTCTCAGGAACCCAGACACTGAGACCCCAAGAAAACTCAGGGTCATACCTATTCCCTTATGCTGCCTGCTTTCAGAAATTAAGACCCAGAGATCAAGCCCCAGAACTTCCTGTCGTCCTGTCAGGACCCCAGATCCAGGAGACTGGTTGCCTTCCCCATTCCTCCAAAACCAGGAGTGAAGGTACCCAGCCCCTCTTACTCACAGTAGCCGTGTCAGTTCCCCCTGACTCCTGGGGACGGGGCTCTGACCGTGGGCTCCGGCAGCGCCTCCATCGAAGGCCATGACACCGAGAACCATCTAGAAAAAGAGATTTGCATGGGGATTGGAGACAGAACTAGTCACAAAGacctcctgggggtggggggggagccTGTTCTAGTGCTTGACAATGGAACCATGCATCACCTCCCAACTCAGGCCCTGGAGGGCTTCCCATTCACCCAGTTGTTCTCCTCATGCTCACAGGATGAAGTCCACATGCTTCAGCTTGATGTTCAGcccctgctgcaacccagtctccacagaCTTCTCCTGTTCCCCCTCATATCCTACCACCCTGCTCACACCCTCCTGCACCTAGCCCCAAGGAACCACAGCCAGTCCCTCAATGCCATGCCCTTGTGCCACATACCTGCTGCCTCCTTGCCTAATAGGCTTCCCTCCAATCAGACAACTCTGATACATTCATCAAGACCCAGCACACCTGTTACCCTCCTAGGAAGCCTTGCTGACCCTCTCCCTCCATGCTAGTTTGGGGAGCTCTCCTGCCTTCTCATAGTGCATCGGGCTACCTCTAGGCTGTGACTGTTTCTCCCCTGCTCTGGACTGTGGGCCCCTCAAAGGCAGCTATGAGGTCCAGCCTATCTTTGGCTCCCTGTGCCCAGCACAAGGATGGTACCCAGTAGTCCCAGGAAAAGCTTATCCAAATGATATAAGgataaagaaatcagagaaggTGAGGCTGAAAAGAACCAGAACCCACCATACCTTTATCATTCGGCAGATCCCCCTGCAGGGAGCTTCCCACAGCCTGCTGAATGGCCCGCTGGGGAAaaagggggtgggtggggggtggaaAAACCAAGAGTCAGAGGTCTCAGGTAAACTAccctctgcaacctctgctgctTGGGAGACAAAACATTCCAGACACCCCTACCACCAAGCAGGAGTTCACACCCTCCTGCACCTAGCCCCAAGGAACCCTGGTCTCCTCCCCATAGGCCCTGAAGACAGGGCCCTGGAATCTGGACTCCCAGcacttcctcctccctcagctccaGGAGTCCAGCAGCCTCACCAGAATAAAGGCAGAAGGAGAAAGTGTGGGGTCTCTATCAGGTGGACCATCACCCCGATCCTCGCCTGACTCCTCTGTCTTTCCTCGAGACTCATCTTCTTCCTCCATGGTCACCTGGTGGTCAAGGGGCAACAGTGTGGAgtggaggccagggaaggggatgaaagcagaggatggatgTGAAGACCTCAAGGGCCTCCAACAGTGCCTCCATCAGCATCCTCTTCGGCATCCCTTCTCCTTTACTTTATCCCAGTCTATCCTGTCCTTGGGAGAGTGCATACACACATGGACTAGAgcaattctttctcttcctggcttTCACCTGTCAACAGGTCTCCTCGGTCACCTATTTCAAGATCTTGCTCCCTAGTTCCCATGGCTCCCCAACATCCTATCCAAACTTCAAGACTTCACTCCTTACCCTCATAGGACTAACACagacttttttttgtattgtgatTTCAAACAGTGTGTTCCACAGTCCCATAAACCCACCTTTCCCAAACTGATAATATACAAGTGTACTAGACATCATCCAATGCCAGGTACCACACAGCTTCACAGGGCATCAATTATCCTCGATGGTGAGGGACCAAAgaattcttatttatatattaaaaaatggagcCGTGAGattagtcttcaaaatctgtaATGCCACTTTTAAAGCAAAACTGCTAAAGAAAGGCATGCTTTCCCCTAGTCTCATGGAGGCACTTGCCTGTTACCTTGTTGCCTATCCTGTGAAGCATGGCCAAAGCCCTGGCAATGCCACAGAAATTCTTAAGATTACAGTGCCAGTTAAGCAGCTGAAAGAGCATCCTTTAGACTGGCAGATGTCCTGATTAGAACttcagaaaatatgaatattacagCTGTGAGCTTTGTCATAACTGACAAATCCGATGCTCAGAAAACAATACCCAATGTCAAAATTCCTAGAAAGCTTCAAAATCCCTAAGCCATACTCTGTGCTTATCTGTAAATGGCAAAATAGTAGCATCTATCTCAGAGAATAGCTGTGAGAATTAAAAGCCACAGACTCATTAGCACATCCAAAGTGCTCAATACACATTAATAGTAATTATATCATTAGTTCTTAATGTCCAGTTTTCCCCTACATCTGtctccctcacttcctctgcTATAAATCTGTGAAGAAAAGACCTCAGCACTGGTCTCTGACTTACTACAGATTTTTCAAGCTGTGCCCAATCTTCCATTCACATATTTAACCTCACAGTACTCTAAAAGTCTGCCTTTTCTCTAACCCCTCACAGACACATCTTGCCCTGTTATACTGCATCCCAGTTTCTCTAGCCAACATTCAATACCCCTAGTCTTGTGGACAGTTCCCAGCCCCATTGCTGCTCTCCAGCACCTCCTAGGAAGCACATGCTACCTAGAATAGTCACATATCCAAGATCTCCTGCCTACAGACTTGAAGACCCACAAACCCTCTGCAGCATATTACTCTTGAGTCATGCTCTCAGCTCCTTAAATCTTTCAGACATTAGAAGGTTCTGCAGATAACTGTAGTTCTCAAACTAGAGTTCGGGAGCAGTTTAGTACATCACAAATAGCTTGTTACAAAAAgtaaatagaacaaaacaaaaattcttcaCAGTGCTTCACAAGTAGTAAGTGGAAATATCAATTCATGGATCTCGAATATTAGTTACATACATATGTTGTTATGCACTGAGTTTCAATGAGAAATGTATTCCTGACTGCCAATCAAGATTAAAAGAGTTTGAAAAGCACTGTGCCGGGTAAGTGTAGAAGACCTTACAGACCCTCTCAGACTTTCATGGACTAATTCTAACTTTCTTTACAGCTCCAGGACAATGCaaaaattttaagcaattttCATGTGAATTACTTTCTGAAAGGCAAGTACATTTGAGCTGGGCAAAATATCCAACACTCTATTTTGCATTATTCTCCACGTTTATCTGGCCCCCAAAGGCATTTGAGTTTGCTTCAAGCATAGAAACTGGATTCTTGCAATTCCATCAAAGCCACCCTAGATGGTTCCAGGTCCTTCTAACTGCCCCCAGGCTCCTGTCACCCAGATCAGATACTTGGAGACCCATCCAAGATTCTTAATACACCACAATATTTCCCTTCTATCcctggtgggggtgggagaggaacAAATTTCATTCCTGAGGTGGCCTTAAGCGACTTTTCTACCCTCGGAGTTCTTCCAAGCATGATAAATAGTCAGACCTATGTAGATCAGCCCCATCCGCAGACCAGCCCATGTAGACACTTGCCAGTCCTAACAGACATACCCCAGGTGCTGTAGGTGGCTTTGCAGATACTCCTCAGCTCTTGCAGACCTCCTTCACCCCTGGGACACAGCTCAAGATCTCAAGATGGCCCCAAAACACTCAGCAGACCCTATCCTCCGGTCTGCCTATAAAGACGAGCTACAGTGCCTACAGACACTACCCAAGTCAGGTATATGATGGAGAGCAGGCCCTAGGCTCGGTCCAAGCCCTACGGACGCCCCCAGTCCTCTCAGGGACACCCCGTAGACGCCCCCTGGTACCCACAGACGCGTCCAGGGGCCCTGAGAAGGCCCCCTGCTCGGCGCCAGGCTTCGCCACCGCAGCCGGGTTCGAGACTACGCCGCTAAGCCCTCCAGGCCCCGTGGCGTGACGGGGGGTACCCCGGGACAACTAGCAACCCGACTCCGCCCCGCCCACCCCAATAGGCCCGAGCCCCGCGGCCCGGACCGCCGCCGCCATCTTACCCCGCCGCTCGGGCTGCGGCTCCGGCCCcagcgcggggcggggcgggatGGGGCGGGGCTCGAGAGCAAAGGGGGGAGGGGGCGGAGCTAAAGCGCCGCCGAGCTTGCCGGGATTTCAAGTATCGAGCACGGTGCCCTGAAGGCGGGCAGGAAGAAAACCGGACTCGGTTTCCCAGCAGGCGATGGGGCACATGGAGCGGGGTACGCGCGACGCACGCCGGGATGCGTAGTCCGCGTACCGCCACCGTCGCGCGGGGACAGCAAGGGGGTGAGAGGTGAAGTGGGCGGAGTTGCTGTGGCTCGCGGTGAGGCCCCACAGTCCCCTGCGCGCGCGGGGAAAGGACGGCGGAATCGGAAGTGGCGTAAAATATTGCTCAGCAGAACATATGCAAGGGAATTGTAGTTCGGCCGAGTGAGCAGTACTGGCTGGAAGTCGCCCCGCCCACATTCTAGAGATCATAGAATCCAGATCCCGCAATACCCCCTCTAAATTTAGAACCAAGGAGCTGGACTCTTCAGCCTCCTCACTTGGGATGGAAAAGTCggaattcttaattatttcacaGCAGGATTTTCCTTCTTCAGGAATCAGTCCTCCTTTCTCAAATCCAAGTCAGGAGCTTCGGCCTTTCCCCCTGCAGACTATTCCAGGTATCAGGCTCACATTTGATACGAACACAAGAGTTCGGGTTCCCTCACACAGAATTCAGGGCTCCCAGCCTCCAACAGGCCCGCAGTTCCTTCCCTCCCAGGAGTCCGTCTTTTTTTGGAGCCTTATTTTCTCTAAAGAACCCAGTGTTGGGCCTTCAGCTTCCCCTTCGAAGTCCCACAAATCTTGGCCCCAGGCCCTTCATGACCCGGGCGTCCCGACTTGGGCTAGCTGGCTCATGGATCAGGAATGCAGTGATCTCACGGCCCCTCCCTGTCCCGTTACTCTGCAGTTTCCCTCCAGggccccttctcccctcccagtCTGTCTTCCGTTTGGCTAGGACAGCGGGAACCGGAAGCCTGGGTCCCTAAGCGGGCGGAGATTCCGGCTTCTAGCTGAGACTCGAGTACAGAGCTTGGCTAGGATCCCAGGATGGAGGTGGAGCTTCTCTTCGAGACCCGCTTCTTACTTCAAACGCCCTATATACGGATGCGCGCGAGTCGGCAAGCCCCGCCTACCAGAATGAGACCCGGAGGATGGTTCTCAGAGAAGCTGTCACTAGATCCTTATTTGCATAGCCCCACCCCGAACGAGCTTCCCTCCAATCTACCAGAAAAACGAGCTCTTATTAGCATAAACACGCCCACCGACGGCCCGCCAGCAGAGAGCGCGTGGCGCTACTGGGTGGGGTAAGCACAAAATTATATTAGCATAACCACGCCCCACTCGGAATTCCCCCTTGCAGCAAACTTCGTTCTCCTGCCCTTATTAACATAGCTCCTCCTTTTCACTGGTCTTGCCTCCTCCTTAAGTGTCCTGAGACGGGAGTCCTTGCTGCCAGAGCTCATGATTATGCAGTAGCCTCATTAGCGTAGCCCGACCCTGAGTCCCGCCCGGTTTCCCCCTTGGCTGTAGCAGAGGCGGCAGCAGCGGTGGCGACATGAGCAGCGGGGCGGCGTCCGGGACTGGGCGGGGGCGGCCCCGGGGCGGGGGGCCGGGACCCGGGGACCCCCCGCCCAGCGAGACACACAAGCTGGTGGTCGTGGGCGGCGGCGGCGTGGGCAAGAGCGCACTGACCATCCAGTTCATCCAGGTAGTGGGCCCTCACCCGGGAGGGGTCCCGGAGACCCAGACCACAACCTTTGGGGGCTCCCTGAGATTTCTGTGTCCCCTTGACCCATCACTGAGACCTTCCTATAAGACCCTCTAATCTTAAAAGATCCCCTCAGGTTGCGACTCTAAGCTCCTCCAGGGCCTCCACCCCCTGCACGCGGGACTTCTCCTAATACATCCCGAGACCCACCATCCCTCCTGCTTCTCTGCTGACCTGGCTCTGAGTACCTCCTGAGAGCACCTTAAATAGAGAGCAGTAGCCTCATTCAGATCCTGTGCACGCCCAAGGGTTCTCCACACCCTCTGCCCTGTACCCTATTTCCCCTCAGAGGCTCACGGGGAGAACAGCTGTGTCCAGCACCTTTAAGATTCCCCCAGTGGGGATTCTTGCCCCTTTCTGGGATCTCCCCCAGCATCTAGAAATTTGCCCAGACCTTGGCCCTGAGGTTCTTCTGGAATCACCCAGTCTTGAGACAGGCACCCTCTAACCATTGCTCAGAGAGGATTTCCCCTCAGACCCAAGTGATCCTGTCCCTTAGCCATTCCTGAAAATTCCCAAGACCCCAAGATCTGGCAATCCCCCATTTGCCAGACCTCCACTCCTCCATGTCCAGTCCTCCTCCACTCCAACTCCTTAAACTTGTCTTAGAaactccatgcaagaagcccaaGATTCTTCACACTTCCAGAAAGACCTGCTCCTTGGGAGTTTGGCCCCATAAATGCATCACAAGGCCTGGAAGACTAGTCTATGACAAACCCTCCAAGTGCCGGCATACCTCCTCCTCAGGGCTGGCCCTCAGTTCTCAAGCCTGAGCTTCTCTGATGTGCTCTGAAGACACGCCCCTAATCCCCCtcagagccacagccccacccagGACCTGGTCCCTACCCCAAGCACACCTCCAGCAGACAGGATGCAGCCTTTGGAGTCCCAGCCTCCAAATCACACCTCTCCTGAAAACCATCTCCTGCCCAGGAAACCTCTACCACAATCCCAAGGGAAACCCTTCCCACCTCAGCAAAACCCTTGAAAGGTGTATGTCCCTAGGTGCTACTGGAGGGGCCTCAGGGTTGCAGACCCCTCCAGAGACACCCCACCCACAGCAAGCGCAGTTGGGTGAGCCCCACCCATGCAGAGGAAGGCCCCAACCCTAAGCCTCTTGCACCCAGGGGCAGACCAGAGCTGGCCCAAGGCCTGGCTGGAGGCGGCAGGACCCAGGCAGGaagggcggggctggggctgagggtggggcAGCCTCTCCACAGCCGGATTGGAACCGGACCTTCCCCTGGGAGGAGACGCTGGAGGCTGCttgaggaggaggggaaggggaggagaaagaggaggaggagagagggaggggaagaagaggagagagagaagacagacagCTTCTCTGAAGACAGCTCCTAGTAACTGCTTATTGTTTGCCTAAGGACATGTTAAGTATCTAATAGAGATTTCCCCTGAGTTTCTAATGCTGAATGAGTGTACTGCTATTCTTTATTCTTAAGCTCATTTTTCAAAttaggaaacaggctcagagaggggaagcAGTTTGTTCAATATCACACAGCCAAGATGTAATCATGATATGAAAGATGTACTTCATAGCATAGAGGACAAGAAGAGATGCAGAGAAAGAGACTGGAACAGGGAGCGGCTGAGATACCCAAAGAGAAGGCAACAGAGAAGTAGAGACCTagagacagaaaggagagagagagagagagagagagagagagcgcgagcgcGAGCGCGCGAGAGCGACCAGAGAGGCAGGTAGAGTGAGGAGGGACCAGGAACAGGACATCCTGTAGGGACACAGAAGTAACAGTGGCCTTTCCCCGCCCCTCCAGTCCTACTT is a window of Ictidomys tridecemlineatus isolate mIctTri1 chromosome 15, mIctTri1.hap1, whole genome shotgun sequence DNA encoding:
- the Scaf1 gene encoding splicing factor, arginine/serine-rich 19 isoform X2 produces the protein MEEEDESRGKTEESGEDRGDGPPDRDPTLSPSAFILRAIQQAVGSSLQGDLPNDKDGSRCHGLRWRRCRSPRSEPRPQESGGTDTATVLDMAADSFLTGLVSILDPPDTWVPSRLDLRPGESEDMLELVAEVRIGDRDPIPLSVPSLLPRLRAWRTGKTVSPQSHSSQPTCARHLLTLGTGDGGPAPPPAPSSASSSPSPSPSSSSPSPPPPPPPPAPPAPPAPRFDIYDPFHPTDEAYSPPPAPEQKYDPFEPTGSNPSSSAGTPSPEEEEEEEEEEEEEEEEEEEEEEGLSQSISRISETLAGIYDDNSLSQDFPGDESPHPDPQPPQPTPAPGTPPQADSTRADGATRRRVFVVGTEAEACREGKVSVEVVTAGGAVLPPPLLPPADSEIEEGEIVQPEEEPRVALSLFRASGRAPRPPVASTVTPATQPLPQPPAPRAPEGDDFLSLHAESDGEGALQVDLGEPAPAPPAADTRWGGLDLRRKILTQRRERYRQRSPSPTTATATAASAVGPPTRKKSRRERKRSGGEAKEATSSSSGTQPAPPAPASPWDSKKHRSRDRKPGSHTSSSARRRSRSRSARRRSRSSDRRRGGSRRSRSREKRRRRRRSASPPPATSSSSSSRRERHRGKHRDGGGSKKKKKRSRSRGEKRSGDGGEKVPVPTQQPSGSTSASGERDSRRRGAVPPSIQDLTDHDLFAIKRTITVGRLDKSDPRGPSPAPASSPKREVLYDSEGLSGEERGGKSSEKDRRRSGAASSSSSSREKGSRRKALDGGDRDRDRDRDRERDRSSKKARPPKESAPSSGPPPKPLVSSGSGSSSSSSSCSSRKVKLQSKVAVLIREGVSSTTPAKDAASGGLGSIGVKFSRDRESRSPFLKPDERAPTEVAKAAPGSTKPKKTKVKAKAGAKKAKGTKGKTKPSKTRKKIRSGGSSGGSGGPVSLKKSKADSCSQAAGTKGAEETSWSGEERAAKAPSTPPPKAAPPPPALTPDSQTVDSSCKTPEVSFLPEEATEEAGVRGGAEEEEEEEEEEEEEEEEEEQQPATTTATSTAAAAPSTAPSAGSTAGDSGAEDGPATRVSQLPTLPPPMPWNLPAGVDCTTSGVLALTALLFKMEEANLASRAKAQELIQATNQILSHRKPPSGLGVAPAPVPTSLGLPPGPSSYLLPGSLPLGGCGSTPPTPTGLAAASDKREGSSSSEGRGDTDKYLKKLHTQERAVEEVKLAIKPYYQKKDITKEEYKDILRKAVHKICHSKSGEINPVKVSNLVRAYVQRYRYFRKHGRKPGDPPGPPRPPKEPGPPDKGGPGLPLPPL
- the Scaf1 gene encoding splicing factor, arginine/serine-rich 19 isoform X1, which codes for MEEEDESRGKTEESGEDRGDGPPDRDPTLSPSAFILRAIQQAVGSSLQGDLPNDKDGSRCHGLRWRRCRSPRSEPRPQESGGTDTATHGAPPGLLQVLDMAADSFLTGLVSILDPPDTWVPSRLDLRPGESEDMLELVAEVRIGDRDPIPLSVPSLLPRLRAWRTGKTVSPQSHSSQPTCARHLLTLGTGDGGPAPPPAPSSASSSPSPSPSSSSPSPPPPPPPPAPPAPPAPRFDIYDPFHPTDEAYSPPPAPEQKYDPFEPTGSNPSSSAGTPSPEEEEEEEEEEEEEEEEEEEEEEGLSQSISRISETLAGIYDDNSLSQDFPGDESPHPDPQPPQPTPAPGTPPQADSTRADGATRRRVFVVGTEAEACREGKVSVEVVTAGGAVLPPPLLPPADSEIEEGEIVQPEEEPRVALSLFRASGRAPRPPVASTVTPATQPLPQPPAPRAPEGDDFLSLHAESDGEGALQVDLGEPAPAPPAADTRWGGLDLRRKILTQRRERYRQRSPSPTTATATAASAVGPPTRKKSRRERKRSGGEAKEATSSSSGTQPAPPAPASPWDSKKHRSRDRKPGSHTSSSARRRSRSRSARRRSRSSDRRRGGSRRSRSREKRRRRRRSASPPPATSSSSSSRRERHRGKHRDGGGSKKKKKRSRSRGEKRSGDGGEKVPVPTQQPSGSTSASGERDSRRRGAVPPSIQDLTDHDLFAIKRTITVGRLDKSDPRGPSPAPASSPKREVLYDSEGLSGEERGGKSSEKDRRRSGAASSSSSSREKGSRRKALDGGDRDRDRDRDRERDRSSKKARPPKESAPSSGPPPKPLVSSGSGSSSSSSSCSSRKVKLQSKVAVLIREGVSSTTPAKDAASGGLGSIGVKFSRDRESRSPFLKPDERAPTEVAKAAPGSTKPKKTKVKAKAGAKKAKGTKGKTKPSKTRKKIRSGGSSGGSGGPVSLKKSKADSCSQAAGTKGAEETSWSGEERAAKAPSTPPPKAAPPPPALTPDSQTVDSSCKTPEVSFLPEEATEEAGVRGGAEEEEEEEEEEEEEEEEEEQQPATTTATSTAAAAPSTAPSAGSTAGDSGAEDGPATRVSQLPTLPPPMPWNLPAGVDCTTSGVLALTALLFKMEEANLASRAKAQELIQATNQILSHRKPPSGLGVAPAPVPTSLGLPPGPSSYLLPGSLPLGGCGSTPPTPTGLAAASDKREGSSSSEGRGDTDKYLKKLHTQERAVEEVKLAIKPYYQKKDITKEEYKDILRKAVHKICHSKSGEINPVKVSNLVRAYVQRYRYFRKHGRKPGDPPGPPRPPKEPGPPDKGGPGLPLPPL